From Chryseobacterium salivictor, a single genomic window includes:
- a CDS encoding FtsL-like putative cell division protein yields the protein MAKRPANRPQKKLTFIDIIKGNFLNRDEVTIHYRYFLLVFFLLMSMIYSNHLVSKKIEHVNILKEQTEEFKSRNAFAQSRLIKVKLESELGKEMVQDSLLSLENHPHKILIKIDSLDGSTK from the coding sequence ATGGCAAAAAGACCAGCAAACCGCCCACAGAAAAAACTCACTTTTATTGATATTATAAAAGGGAATTTTTTGAACCGTGATGAAGTCACTATTCATTACAGATATTTTTTGTTGGTGTTCTTCTTATTGATGTCTATGATTTACAGCAATCACTTAGTGAGCAAGAAAATCGAACATGTTAATATTTTAAAAGAACAGACAGAAGAGTTTAAATCGAGAAACGCGTTTGCCCAAAGCAGACTCATTAAAGTAAAATTAGAATCAGAATTAGGAAAAGAAATGGTACAGGATTCTTTGCTATCCTTAGAGAATCATCCCCATAAAATCCTGATAAAAATAGACAGTTTAGATGGCAGTACAAAATGA
- the rsmH gene encoding 16S rRNA (cytosine(1402)-N(4))-methyltransferase RsmH: MYHNPVLLKKSVDDLVTNPDGIYVDCTFGGGGHSSEILSRLSAKGKLYAFDQDLDALKNTIDDPRFTLINQNFRFLENALMMYGVSKVDGVLADFGVSSHQFDEAERGFSTRSNAPLDMRMNVMQLLDAKKVINEYEEEHLADILYQYGEIRESRKLAREIVNHRKLKPIETTEDLKKLFSYIPQFKQNKVFAQIFQAIRIEVNQELEVIKELLVQAHRMLKPGGRLVAISYHSLEDRLVKRFLKNGMFEGEPARDIYGNYDKTFDLLQTKAVVPDSEEIKENSRSRSAKLRTGIKLK; encoded by the coding sequence ATGTATCACAATCCTGTTTTGCTGAAAAAAAGTGTCGATGATTTGGTAACGAATCCAGACGGCATCTACGTGGACTGCACTTTCGGAGGCGGAGGACACTCGAGTGAAATCCTGAGCAGACTTTCTGCAAAAGGCAAACTTTACGCTTTCGACCAGGACTTAGATGCCCTCAAAAATACGATAGACGATCCACGGTTTACGCTTATTAACCAAAATTTCAGGTTTTTGGAAAATGCTTTGATGATGTACGGTGTTTCTAAAGTGGATGGAGTTCTCGCGGATTTCGGCGTTTCTTCTCATCAGTTCGACGAAGCCGAAAGAGGTTTTTCAACCAGAAGCAATGCGCCGCTGGATATGAGAATGAATGTGATGCAACTTCTGGATGCTAAAAAAGTCATTAATGAATATGAGGAAGAGCATCTCGCAGATATTTTATACCAATACGGTGAAATTCGGGAATCCAGAAAGTTAGCACGGGAAATTGTGAATCACCGAAAACTGAAACCTATTGAAACCACCGAAGATTTGAAGAAACTCTTCAGTTATATTCCGCAGTTTAAGCAGAACAAAGTTTTTGCCCAGATTTTCCAGGCCATCAGAATTGAAGTCAACCAGGAACTGGAAGTCATTAAAGAATTACTGGTTCAGGCGCACAGAATGCTGAAACCCGGTGGCAGATTAGTCGCCATTTCTTACCATTCTCTGGAAGACCGGCTGGTCAAGAGATTTTTGAAAAACGGAATGTTCGAAGGTGAACCAGCCAGAGACATCTACGGAAATTACGACAAGACTTTTGATCTTTTGCAGACCAAAGCAGTCGTGCCGGATAGCGAAGAAATCAAGGAAAACTCGCGGTCGAGAAGTGCAAAATTAAGAACAGGTATTAAATTAAAATAA